The following nucleotide sequence is from Azoarcus sp. CIB.
CGCCAGCGTGCCGGAACGCAGGCCACGCTCGTGACCACCGCCATGCATCTGCGCCTCGAGGCGAGCACGTGGCTTGCGGCGCACGTACAGCGCGCCGATACCCTTCGGACCGTAGGTCTTGTGCGCGGAGAAGGACATCAGGTCGACCTTGAGCGTCTGCAGGTCGATCTCGACCTTGCCCGTCGCCTGCGCCGCATCGACGTGGAACACGATGCCCTTCTCGCGGCAGATCTCGCCGATCTCGGCGATCGGCTGGATCACGCCGATCTCGTTATTCACGAACATCACCGACACGAGGACCGTGTCCGGGCGCAGCGCGTCCTTGAACGCGGCCATATCGATCAGGCCGTTCTCCTGCACGTCGAGATAGGTCGCCTCGAAGCCTTGGCGTTCTAACTCGCGGAAGGTGTCGAGCACGGCCTTGTGCTCGGTCTTCACGGTGATGATGTGCTTGCCCTTGCCCTTGTAGAACTGCGCGGCACCCTTGATCGCGAGGTTATTCGACTCGGTCGCGCCTGAAGTCCACACGATTTCCTTCGGATCGGCATTCACCAGCGCCGCGACCTGCTCGCGTGCATCCTCGACCACCTTTTCGGCTTCCCAGCCGTAGGCGTGCGAACGGCTCG
It contains:
- a CDS encoding IscS subfamily cysteine desulfurase, with protein sequence MKFPIYLDYSATTPVDPRVAQAMIPWLTEHFGNPASRSHAYGWEAEKVVEDAREQVAALVNADPKEIVWTSGATESNNLAIKGAAQFYKGKGKHIITVKTEHKAVLDTFRELERQGFEATYLDVQENGLIDMAAFKDALRPDTVLVSVMFVNNEIGVIQPIAEIGEICREKGIVFHVDAAQATGKVEIDLQTLKVDLMSFSAHKTYGPKGIGALYVRRKPRARLEAQMHGGGHERGLRSGTLATHQIAGMGEAFRIAREEMKVENERIRMLRDRLLKGLQDIEATYVNGDLEHRVPHNLNISFAYVEGESMIMAVKDIAVSSGSACTSASLEPSYVLRALGRNDELAHSSIRFSIGRFTTEEEIDYTIDLMHKKIGKLRELSPLWEMVQEGVDLNTVQWAAH